Genomic window (Nymphaea colorata isolate Beijing-Zhang1983 chromosome 1, ASM883128v2, whole genome shotgun sequence):
tccaaatttcacttttttaaaatttacatataatttttttttttgaggtggggctagAGCCCAAGCTGGTCCTACCGTGGCTCCACCCCTGAATCCATGTCCAAACATGTCAAGCCATTTTGCCAGCCACAAAGATTCAGTTCAAGTGAGAGGCAGGCTGTTGACAACTGAAGATCTGTGATGGATGATGGTCTCAACAAATAAAAGCAGAACGTTACAATATTAGCCACAGTAAAGATGTGCCCAAATTTACTCCATCTGCACGCTGCATTTAATACTGTTCATGGCGGTGTCTGCGCATCGGTCGCGTTCATTGCCTTATTAATAAGATTCAACATCTGAAAGTTAGGTGAAGACGGGAAAAGCCAGAAGCTATATATGAGCTTTGAGTTTATCTTAAGAAATCACAGTCAGTAGTCACATGGTCTTGGTGAGCTCAATTCGCCTAGTGGGTCAGTCCCAGGCTTGATATAGAAGTGAACCATGGTCATGAGCATGGGCTGCACAGATCGACCGTGTGGGTTCCGTCGTAAGAGACGACGCCGGATTCACACAGTTCACCTATGGTTGGGTCATATATGCCGGATTCCGGCACTTTTCGAGCTCCAAATTAAGGCAGAGATTAAGTTAATTAATTAACATCATGATCTTATAAGAGGGAACTTTTTAAACATTTGTCACACATGGGCAGGCACAGATGGAATAGTGGGACAAGAAAATTCATGTACAGACATCATTTCAGAGGATCGAgatgaccatttttttttccattaaaaacaCCAACATGTCTTCTTAGCTTGTAAAGCAAAGTCTAAACAAAGACTCGATCAGAAAGATCTTAGTTTGCCTTGTTGACCTAAAAATAGCTGTAGATAAATGTGGAAGTGAGCAGTTCCGAGCGAGGATGAAGGAATTATTCCAACTAGAATAGTAAGCTAGGGATATTTGGGTAGGGAACCAAATGGGGAGGGTTGGTTCGGAGCATTATGATAGGCGATCAACTTGTTCCAGGACACAATAAAGGATGCCAATAAATGTTGAACATTTGGGAAGCAGTCTTGTTCTTTTGCTTGGTGAATGAATCCATCTGTGCCAGGTTTGCACACCAACCACATTTAAACGAGTCACCTTCCCATGTTGGCATGTTCATCTCATTCAtacaatataaaatgaaaagctCTAATCGCTGGCCCTTCACATCCAGTGTACTTAATTAATCAAGCGTTTGATTAATCAAGAGTTGCGGATTTTGGACGGGAAGGGAAATATTTTCCAGGGTCGCACCAAGTACCATCTTGTCATATCAGAAGGAAAAGTAATTGCATCGCCTTCAATGTGCCCCCCAAGTGCAGTACGGTTCCAGTTTGCCTTCAAAAGCAGCAAACTAGAAGAAACTCTGGGTTGAAGGAGAGGGGAACTCATGACTATTTATTACTCACTTATTTTCAGGTCTGTTGCTTGCATTGGTGGAAAAATGTTGGACTCTCCTCCGAATTAAAAAAGATTCATAGAAAGCTGTCTTTGGAAAATTGAATGgctaacaaaaaaaacattagatTGAAGTAGGACaaacatttttatcatctaatattaCTTAACACTTTTTTCAAGTTGTTCTTCTCTTAACTTTCATTTCATTCAGACCAGTGACTTTGGAAAGACAGAGTCATCATTCACCGACTCTCGAGCCTATTATAAACTGGAATTGATTATGTTATTAACGTCATGttagatatattatattttgttaaGATCGTTAAATTTAAATGAATAATCAAACGTTATTGTAGCGGGGAAgagaatattttttaaaagaaaattgatgaaaccgaagccttttttttttttttttcagtcagAAGGGAATTACTTGTTGCCGGAGGGGTTTTggtggcaatttttttttcttgtcaaaaaatATCTTTAAGAAGCATCCTTCTTATAACCAAACGAAAAGGCAAATTTGAAAATGTCGAAAAGTTTACAATTTATAGGAACCTTATCTACATATCCAAACTAATCGAAATATGATTTTCTAATTTATGGAGCACCAGttagaaaatagagaaaaaaaataaagaaattaaattttggaATGCAATAACACACAAAATTTGTGCAATTAAGCAACCCATCTTGGTCCCGCTACCTCGTGGGCATGTTTTTTAAGCATTGCCGGCCAACATTTGAGCTTATTCATCAATACATCACAAGATTCAATAACGAGGCAGAAAAATCAGGCACAACTAATGAATAAACTAATACCTTGAAAATGACCCAAAGAATCATACTCGAATCAATTTAAGATACGAAGTAGAGAGTGGTTCACTTTCTATGAGCTATGGTCATAGAAATATCGAATATTATTCTatctttgaatttgaataagATGTGGACTTGGAACTCCCCCAATTCCTTACCAACTGAATCAGATACAGACTCCAATGgattttcaaatccaattacataATAAAGCTCCAAATTCGTGTTTCTTTcaccatatccaaatctaatctTGACCGTCTCCAATTACCTAGTAAACGATCAACCGGATTGTGGTAATTGCTAAACTGGATCCAATCGAAATCCCCTGTCTGCGTGTTCCAAACACTCATGTGAAGGACCTAGGTGGTAGTATCTATGGCTTTTGGACATTAGATCACCACGTTCTTAGTTCTATTCGTTGACTTctagcttatatatatatatatatatgcaccacTCTAAAGCAGCTTTGAAAAGTAAATACTGGTACGAGGCGATGAAGGCGCCTTAATTCAAGGGGGAGGACAGAAGACACATGACATGATTCCTCAACTGCCCCCACGACTGCCCCTCCCCCTGCCTTATTTGATTAAGAGGCAGGGATTTGTACAGGCGACGCAAACCTAACCCCCGCAGGCCTTGTATCACAGGATGcatcccttcttttctttcacgCGTTTGCATGTTGAGGTCAACGAAGGTAGGAATGGTTAACTTCCACTTCTCTTCCTCATGCTTAGTTGGGATCCATGTCTTGAGTGCAGTCAATCATCCTTGAGTTGATCTACAGTATGTTCTTGCACCAACTCCTGGAATCCACAGCTAAAAGTTTTATCATAAAAGGCGTGGGAGTGGAGTAATCTTCTGCTATCTTTGATTTCTGATGCTTTTCGGCTCAATCACATGGCAACCTTCCATTCCATGTGGACCCGTAACAGGCGCTCGATTCTTTCTCCCAATCTGCTTAAAATCTGGCAGAAGAAATGGATAGAGATAagcgtctatatatatatatatatatatatatatatatatatatatatatatatatatatatatatatatacgagagagagagagactgacaATGGGGTCAGTGGTGGGGCCCCAGACATCCCGGATCCAAGAAGTGAATGGAAAGTTGAATCTCTCACATAAATCACTCCATTCGTCTTCCTAAAGAGAAGTCTAGTCTAGTTTTTCAAACCCAAGTTCATGGCTGCATGTTATGTTGTGAGGGGAGAGTCCCCacagattgagagagagaaataattgATTTTGCACAAACTTTTGAGTAGTTCAATTACTATGCCGGTTGAGCACATATGTAGACTCGCCCCCCTATAACACAGGATTGTGTTTCGGTCACGATGGAGCCCACTTACCTTGGAAACGCTCTGTTACTCGACCACCGGAGGTGATGACCAGGTGGTAGGAGGGAGATGAAGGGTTTCAGGTTGAACTTTGAAGATCTTGAATCAAGTTTCAGTTCTGCTATTCATTTGCCTCGTCCTGACCCCTAAGCTTGGTGGTTCTGGCGCCAAACTTCAATTGAAATTGAGAAGTAAGCAACTTTTCGGCAGCTTCTCTTTTGATACTCCACCTGAATAGTAAGCTCGATCGTCGTATTACCACTACCTTTAAGCTTTTCGTTTTCTGTTTTTGGACTCTAATCCATATGCGACACAGGTAGCCTGCAATTTGGTAACTCACCTAAAATGGAAGCCACCAAAAGCCAAAAGAAAGTGGCGCATGAAAGCCAGCACCAGCAGCATCATTGGGAATGCGTGCAAGCAAGGGGAGTAGATTCAGTAGAACGAACAAAGGGACAGAGGTTTAGatcaagattcaagtggtttaAGCAACCCAAGTATGCCAGCATTCATGCCGAAGCGGATAGGATTGGCCATACGTAGCCCGTGCTGTACATGAGCGGCCATGCCCGACCACGTGGCTCCTCATCAAGGAATTTTTATTAGGTGGGGCCAAAAATTTCAGGGTGGTCCATCAGATCTTAAGattaatttaaaacaaagaaaaatctagAGAGCGTGATGAACATTTAAGAGGGAGAGCTCGAGACAAATCTCAACAAATAAATCATCAATGACATGGGATACAAGGCGGATAAAATGGAATTAAACAAGCAAAGAGACAAACTCTCGTTATCACAAAGAACAGGGCTTACCAACTTTCTCCTTATAGACTGCCactatatatgtatttaaacacgtatatgaaaaaaatcaaagtaaaatatCCGAATAAAATATTCAACCTTCCCCCTCAAGCCCCCTTGGCCTCTATGATGATTGAGACCCTTCATCTCTTTGATGAATAATCACAAGATCTGACGGAGAGAGAGGTGGAGGTCAGGTGGGGGAGAGAGAAGGgcgaaaaagaaagaaatgaggGGAGTTAACTAATTCCTGCAATGGGAAGGAGCGAAACCCAACTTGGCATTCAAGAGATCGTACTCCCACACGTAGTGTTGCTGAAGGATGTTGCCGATCACGGACAGCCCCGGGAACGACCCCGGGACGATCCCCACGCACCGGACGTTCCTCGCCACCGCGACGATGTAGCCTCCGGTATGGGGAATGAAGCGGGCCCCACCGCCCAGATGTATCACCATTCTGGGCCCCATCATGTTGGTCTCCCTCGCCGTTAGCCCGGTCGTGTTGAAGCACAGCTGGAACGGCGCGAGCTGGAACGTCTCCGAATTACGAAAGTACCACTGAAATGCGGCCATCACTACGTCGTATGCCGGCCTGACCAGCGTCGTCAGGGTCATGCCCGAGTCGATTATGACTCCATTGCTGGCCGAGCCGCCGGAGAACTGGAACTTCCAGACGAGCTCGGGTATCGGCAGCCACGAGCCGTCCACCGAGATGCCCCTGACGACGAGGCCGTAGAACGGCTGGATGGACGCGTCGAGGACCAGCGGCGTGAACCGGACGTCGTCCCTCTGGTTCGAGAACCGAGGGTTTTGGCCGAACACGAGGTAGTTGTGGACGTCCCTGCGGCTGAGATGGTCCACCAGGCAGTAGGAGAATTTTCCGCCGTAGATCTTCGCGGCCGTGACCGCGAAGGATACTGCGCTCTGCCCCAGCCCGAGGACGCCGTCGCTGCGGTTGAAGCTCTTGCCCTGGAACTCCGAGCTGCAACCGATCAGGACGTCTCGGATTTCCGACACGATCCCGTCGGGAGTCGGGGCGCTCACCGTCTCATTAGCGTAGATCCCGCGCGTGAACGATCCGTCGACGTACTGGAAGTCGTAGTGGCAGGGGCTCTCCGTAGTCGGGCAAGAGGCGAGCGTGAACGGCAGCACGCTCTTGCACATGTCGGAGGAGCAGGGGATAGGGACGAACGACCCCGAACCGACGGCCGGGAAGGAGAGAAATCCCCCCGGGCGAAGCTGTTCGTCGGACGCGCACTTCGTCCACGTCAGGTCGCTCCCTGTATCGGCGACCAGAAGGTACTCCCTCGCCGGAGTTCCAACCCGAAGTTTGACGAAGTACTCGCCAACCCCGACATAAGCGCCGGACGAAATCGGCGCCTCGAAGGATCTCTCTGCCGCGAGACCGGATTCGATCTCAGCGGCTTTCCGTCGACTAGGAGATATCATATTATACATCCTCCTCTGCCGGAGCAGGTCCCGCTCGGTAAGCTCCCTTAGGTACTGCAGCATCGCTTCCTCATCGTCGTGGTGTCCGGCCGGCTGCCGGAATTCCAGCTCATTGCGGTGGAATAGGCGCAAGTGCATTGTCTGTCCATCCTCCCAGGAAGCCGCAAATGACAGCGCCGGAACGCCAAGAAAAAAGGCGGTTATCCACAGAAAGCGTCCAACAGCAAGAACAAATCGAAGAACTTCCCCATTTCTCGACTCCATGGCAAGCAACGatgggagagacagagaggacGCGCGGTTGTAGAGATTACGGAGACGGAGAGAATAAGGAATGAAGCCGAGGCATCATACGGAGGGATGGGTTTCTGCGGTCGACGTCCTCCTCTTTTTTTGGGTCGAGAAATGGGAAAAACGCGGTGGCGGGAAATGAACGGAAGCGAAGAAAGGTTTTCCGAGCGAATTTGTAGTCGGAGAAAGGGAGACCCCCGCTCGCTTCCGTCCATCATATTTATTACCGCATTTATTTATTAATGGACTTTACGGCGAATTTATTATTTCCGGACGGGTCGGGTTGTGCTCAGGTTTGTTTTCTTCCCTCTTTACAATTCTCTCCCCTTTCTAAATCTGAAAGGAACCGATTATCTGACACTGCCTAAATTACCTAAACACCCTCGcgcagattttggattttggcgGCACTGCCCTTTGACTTTGTTGACTTCGCGGATGTTGCATGGCTCGAGCTAGGGTTGGTCCGGTCAACGTGCTAGAGGCTGGGTGGGCTGATCCATAGCGAAGGAGCCGTCTCCGCTTGTGGGTTAATTCCTCTTTTCATGGTAAGAACATGAAGtgaattttcattaatttcttgTTTGGTTATATTTTATGTGTGTGCATTTCAAATGTGCAAGCAAACAGGTTTTTGACTTGCAAGCTTCGTTCCCAAACGCGTTGTGTTGTCCAGCCAGAACGCCAGTTAATGAGACGAAAACGCTCGGAAATCAAATCAgaagcttttctttttgtctaagCAAGACCCAACTGGAGTCCTTTCAATAAGGAGCGAACCGCGTCCACTGCATTATGCAACCATTAGGTTTTAAAAAAGAGTCTCAAATAAATAAAGGTGTTTGATTGGGAGTATGTCAGCATGCTGTTGACAACGGATCAATATTCGAATTAGGTATATTCTTTACTATATCTAATTTATCCGATGTTCACAttcttggattcaaattcgggTTCAAACATCAACAAGTAAAAGTCTGTATCGTATAATCGGGATAAGGTTCTTAAATTCCGACTTCGAATCCAACCTGAACtcgattttttgttttcaaatcctAATCCAAATTCATCCGCTTGTGAAGAATAagctttcaaaaaatatatggataCTAAATATAAGGTAGTTACTTGAAACGGTATTCGGATTCAATCTCGTGTCTAACTCAAAACCAAATCTGTGTCCAATGGGATGTGATTTCTTAAATGTGAATCCagtttcaatttcttaattatcagtttttttttttttaaaaccatgTTTCGGCTTGTTATCAATCCACAGAtaccaatacaaaaataaacaagCACTCAAAACAAGTACATGTTTTAGCATCATTGACAAACTCTTCATCAATTCTCGATTCATTTCAATATAGACGACAATTCAACTAACTCCATTAACTAAAGTAGAAGATTCTACTGAATAgaattcaattatatatatacatacacacacgcactacaaaaaaaaaaaaaaaagggactcTGAAATGAAATGAGTGGTTgcaataacaaaattttgatttaattgaAATCGGCATAGGTTCAGACTTCTTTCATTTAAACATACTTTCCATTATGTCATTAAAATATTAGCTGATGTTGAGCCATTGGAAAGATATTATGATTTTTAAACTAAGGTTTGGTACGACCCCCAAGGGGTTTGCTCCGTAAGGCAGAGCCGATTAACTTTTGAGACCTCAATGGGATGTCGCGACCTCGAAACTCCTGGAGCAAGTCGTAGTGCTAAATGCGTGAACGCATAAAAGGCAAAAACTTGGTTGGCCCATTTATACGGCGTCAGAACAGTTCTGGACAAACATGTTAGTGTTCCGTTTTGATCTAAGAACTGTTGACGTCATAATTGGCCAGAAGTGAATCAAATCGTTTTTGATTCACCTGCCAGGCAGAGGCGCCTCGTCTTGTaatttatccattttttattaTCCTAATTGGTAAAAACGAGATACTAGGTCagagataaaaaccagacccattgatttttttttttcaaaaactgttttaaatacaatataaacatctgattattttgatataaaacatattttgattcaagttgtttcaatggaaaatgttgatttttgtATTATCATGCATGCCATGAGGGtcgttcattttttcttattataaaaacataatTCAACTCTagcaaatgatcaacttaatatatattttgcatcaacccatTCTTAAATTCACATCAATAAGGTTGGATcgtaagaaaaacaaaaaacaaaaaatattaaaaaattaaaatgaaaaggctCTAACTTATGTGTCggtttttaccaacttatatatatatataagatgctTAGGTCAAGAATAAAAACCtgatcctttatttttttttgttaaaaagattattttaataaaatgtgaacatcctaatatattgtGAACACTTTAAAAAACAAGctttaaatcatttttttaatgaaaaatgttgaattttctattatcaaaatgctAATGCTATGGGAGCCATtgatttttgcttattataaaaacactgttaaaacccaaaaaataatcaacttaatatatattttgcatcaaaatcatattggtaaggttaacTGTACATTTTAAAGTTTTCCTATGTTTAAGCAATGCTTTATCATTAgtttttagatgtatatgtgACCAGCTATCAGATGATAGAGATAAAGGTCCATAGGATCAGCAAAGAAATCGTTTGAGACCATCAGTgtgattttttccttcttatcctAGAGATACAATCTGCATTTTTTCCGATTAGACTGGAATATTTGAGCTCATACATATATTGTGGAAACTAAAAATTCTCCTTCGTGTAACTGTGCTTTACTTGAGGTTGTTTCTCGAGTGATGATAGGGAGAATTTCTGGTTTCTATATTGAAAACTTGATGGTGTGATGTAGCTGTTGGGCTGACGCTGTCAGTTGAATTCCCTTTAGGGGTGCGGTACACTCTTCAACCAACATGACGCCAATTGCTTCTGGATTTTACTTCAGAAGTACAAAACTGATAAAATGTCGTTAGTCCCAATGATAATTTCAAAAAAGGTTGTTTAATTTTCATCGTTGATGGAAGTTGAAGATTGTTTTTAgcttttgcatttattttttcttgtcgAAAAAGCCATGTGTATGGATTGGTACCACCACATCCTAATTTTTTTGGGCAGAAGTTCCCCGGCACATTCTAACTTTTGGATTTGTTTGTCCCAACCAAAATTAGAAGCTTGTTATGCGTAATTGTATTATTAATTACATATGAATCTTCATGAAGAGTCCCAAGAATCGAAATCAAACCCCATGTCATTGTCATATTGTGGCGAtgataaagagggagagatggtCGGAAATGGGTGTCCCTTTCCTATAGTCTCTCTCTGGTTGGATCGTTCATCGTTTTGTAGATCACCTTTGGGACgggcgtctctctctcttgcccccttcttttccaaccaagccgcgagagagagacagagagcgaTGCTGGAGTTCTTCCTTCTGGGGTGCACCGGGGTGGTGGTGTTCCTCCACGGTGCCAATTTCCTCTTCCACTACATCTCCAACCACGTCGCTGTCCGTTCGCTCAGGTGATTCGTATATTGCTTTTCTTCGAATTTTCTTTCgattccatgttttctttttggagtTCTTATTTGTGCTGGTGGAAGAATTGGGATTACTTCCATTATAAACACGTATTAATAGCATTTGAAATCTATCTTTTATGAGAATAGCTTGAAGGGGATTAACAAAGTTGGTTTCTGCTTTCCGGTGTATTTCCTTCGTTCACTCGTTTTCTTAGTCTTGGTACTATGGGTTTTTTTGCTGATCATGAGTTTTGCTTGCTTTTGTGATGGATCTATGTGGAGTTTTGAGATTTTCCCTGAACTGTTCGGGAATTTCTGTTTTTTGCAGTTTGTGGGTTTTATTATACCTACATTTTGAAGACTTTGTGGTTGTTGATTCATTGATATTGTTCTCGTGGTATTGataatttcctttttatttttgttgttgaagTTCTTTTCCCCTGTTTTTCTGGTAGAATTGAGGGGATTGCACTAAGAAATGTTTGGGCCTACAACTATTTGCTCATTTGAGGTTTACGGCTAACATAGAACTGCTTTTTTGTTGTATCATGCATTTTTATTCACTTTACTGTTGTTAAATATCAGCTTCAAGGGAATTTGTATTGGATGGACTCTATATCAATTGGGTGGACTTTCTTTAGGGCACCAAGCATccgaagaaagaaaatttgagaaattactttctttattcttttata
Coding sequences:
- the LOC116264579 gene encoding aspartic proteinase NANA, chloroplast-like, coding for MESRNGEVLRFVLAVGRFLWITAFFLGVPALSFAASWEDGQTMHLRLFHRNELEFRQPAGHHDDEEAMLQYLRELTERDLLRQRRMYNMISPSRRKAAEIESGLAAERSFEAPISSGAYVGVGEYFVKLRVGTPAREYLLVADTGSDLTWTKCASDEQLRPGGFLSFPAVGSGSFVPIPCSSDMCKSVLPFTLASCPTTESPCHYDFQYVDGSFTRGIYANETVSAPTPDGIVSEIRDVLIGCSSEFQGKSFNRSDGVLGLGQSAVSFAVTAAKIYGGKFSYCLVDHLSRRDVHNYLVFGQNPRFSNQRDDVRFTPLVLDASIQPFYGLVVRGISVDGSWLPIPELVWKFQFSGGSASNGVIIDSGMTLTTLVRPAYDVVMAAFQWYFRNSETFQLAPFQLCFNTTGLTARETNMMGPRMVIHLGGGARFIPHTGGYIVAVARNVRCVGIVPGSFPGLSVIGNILQQHYVWEYDLLNAKLGFAPSHCRN